CACGTGCCCGCGCACACCCAGCTGGCGTGGGTGCTGGGCTGCTTCACCGGCTTCGGCCAGGCGTCGCGCATGACGCAGTTCAAGGACAAGTCGACGAAGCAGGGCAGCGACTCGACCACCGTGGGGCTGTTCACCTATCCGGTGCTGCAGGCCGCCGACGTCCTGGCCTACGACAGCGACCTGGTGCCCGTGGGCGAGGACCAGCGCCAGCACCTGGAGCTGGCGCGCGACGTCGCGCAGCGCTTCAACAGCCGGTTCCCGGACACGTTCGTGGTTCCCGACGTGCTCATCCCCAAGGTCACCGCGAAGATCTACGACCTGCAGGACCCGACGTCGAAGATGAGCAAGTCGGCGTCCTCGGACGCCGGGCTGATCAACCTGCTCGACGATCCGGCGGTGTCCGCCAAGAAGATTCGCTCGGCGGTCACCGACAGCGAGCGCGAGATCCGCTACGACCTGGAGGCCAAGCCCGGCGTGTCGAACCTGCTGAGCATCCAGTCGGCGGTCACCGGGGTGGGCATCGACAAGCTCGTCGAGGGCTACGCCGGGCGCGGCTACGGCGACCTGAAGAAGGAGACCGCCGAGGCGGTCGTCGAGTACGTCGGCCCCATC
This genomic window from Mycobacterium saskatchewanense contains:
- the trpS gene encoding tryptophan--tRNA ligase, whose amino-acid sequence is MSTPTGPRRIFSGVQPTSDSLHLGNALGAITQWVALQDEHDSFFCVVDLHAITIAQDPAALRHRTLVTAAQYLALGIDPGRSTVFVQSHVPAHTQLAWVLGCFTGFGQASRMTQFKDKSTKQGSDSTTVGLFTYPVLQAADVLAYDSDLVPVGEDQRQHLELARDVAQRFNSRFPDTFVVPDVLIPKVTAKIYDLQDPTSKMSKSASSDAGLINLLDDPAVSAKKIRSAVTDSEREIRYDLEAKPGVSNLLSIQSAVTGVGIDKLVEGYAGRGYGDLKKETAEAVVEYVGPIKARVDELMADRAELESVLAAGSARAEDVAGKTVHRVYDRLGFLPQRE